The following proteins come from a genomic window of Candidatus Bipolaricaulis sibiricus:
- a CDS encoding Transcriptional regulator, Crp/Fnr family, whose translation MPEANVQASRTAEICARCPHACSDIFAGLSEAARQELISLVRPMEFESGGMVFREGMPAFGMYILCRGKVKLAKRTRAGHSQILKLLGPGEILGEKTMFDQETYTCYAKTLEPSLLGFIPREGFLQFLRRHPTVALQLIARLSRESKVFGDRLVEITSRSARERVARALVELAQAFGETTDAGWDIGVELPRGELAEMAGVSTETAIRVLSEFKDRGLVALPGRRVVILKPDEMRALAHPFRTFVRENPP comes from the coding sequence ATGCCAGAGGCCAACGTGCAGGCGTCCCGAACGGCGGAGATCTGCGCGCGTTGCCCTCACGCCTGCTCGGACATCTTCGCTGGCTTGTCCGAGGCAGCGCGTCAGGAGCTCATCTCCCTGGTACGGCCCATGGAGTTCGAGTCCGGGGGAATGGTGTTCCGCGAGGGAATGCCCGCGTTCGGAATGTACATCCTGTGCCGCGGCAAGGTCAAGCTGGCCAAGCGGACTCGGGCAGGTCACTCCCAGATCCTGAAGCTTCTCGGGCCGGGGGAGATCCTCGGCGAGAAGACGATGTTCGACCAGGAGACCTACACCTGCTACGCCAAGACCCTCGAACCGTCGCTCCTCGGGTTCATCCCCCGCGAGGGTTTCCTGCAATTCCTGCGCCGCCACCCGACCGTGGCGCTTCAGCTCATCGCGCGCCTGTCGCGGGAGAGCAAGGTGTTCGGCGATCGACTGGTGGAGATCACCTCCCGCTCGGCCCGAGAGCGCGTTGCCCGGGCGTTGGTCGAGCTGGCCCAGGCGTTCGGAGAGACCACCGACGCCGGGTGGGACATCGGAGTCGAGCTGCCCCGCGGGGAGCTGGCCGAGATGGCCGGCGTTTCCACCGAGACCGCGATTCGGGTCCTCTCCGAGTTCAAGGACCGAGGCCTGGTCGCGCTCCCAGGGCGGCGCGTCGTGATCTTGAAGCCGGACGAGATGCGGGCTCTGGCCCATCCGTTCCGCACCTTCGTCCGCGAGAACCCGCCATAG
- a CDS encoding hydrogenase maturation protease, translating into MRRVILGIGNPLRRDDGVGVWVAEGMRGTDWEVVAGGQSAENALGIVRRLAPDLLVVVDAAEMGLPSGSVRRLPVDQSARMVGSTHALPLPFLLSMVRDRVGEIILIGIQPGDRSVGEGLTLAVEAGARELLTFLASPGPHAIPFL; encoded by the coding sequence ATGCGGCGGGTGATCCTCGGGATCGGGAACCCCCTCCGCCGCGACGACGGGGTCGGGGTGTGGGTGGCCGAGGGGATGCGGGGCACGGACTGGGAGGTTGTCGCCGGGGGCCAGAGCGCGGAGAACGCGCTCGGCATCGTGCGCCGGCTCGCTCCCGACCTCCTGGTGGTCGTGGACGCTGCGGAGATGGGCCTCCCCTCCGGGAGCGTCCGCCGCCTGCCCGTGGACCAGTCTGCACGTATGGTGGGCTCGACCCACGCCCTGCCCCTCCCGTTCCTCCTCTCCATGGTGCGCGACCGGGTGGGGGAGATCATTCTCATCGGGATCCAACCCGGCGACCGCTCCGTCGGGGAGGGCCTTACCCTCGCCGTTGAGGCCGGAGCCCGAGAGCTCCTGACCTTTCTTGCCTCACCGGGCCCGCACGCTATCCCCTTCCTGTAG